Genomic window (Deferribacter desulfuricans SSM1):
ATTTGGTCCATTAGATACATAAAAACTTAAACAATTACCTAACTTAAATTCAAATTTTAAATAATAATTTTTATCTTCTATTGTATTTATTATTGTATTAGACATCATTATTTTATTTCTTGAATCAATTAAATAAGTAATAATTGTAGGTTCTATTTTTAACATATCCAAAGCTAACGTATCTATATCATTTAATATAATACTTTCTATATAATCCAGTTTCATTAAAGGTATTAAATAGTCTATAATATTAAACCAAGTTAAATATAAATATAGTAATGATGATGAACATATATCTTTCTTTGTGGTTTTAATGTAATCAATTAAACGTTCTTGTTTAAATGTTTCAAAAGAAGTATCTATTTTTTTAAAATTATTAATTTTATTAATGTTGAATTTTTTTTTATTAACCTTCATTGTTATATATTTATTATTATATATTCTATTATATATACTTAATTCCACATTTTACATTAATTTGTTTTTAAAAAATATTTTATTTACTACAATCTTCTATAGTATCACATATTTTAAACAACTTATGTAGACCAACAAATACAAATAAATCTTTAAATTCATCAGACACATTACTTAAAATTAAAGTAATATTTTTATTCTTTAAACTTTTATGTACTTTAATCAAAAGCTTAATTCCTGAACTGTTTATATATGATAAAGAACTACAATCAAAAATCAATTTGTTTATGTGCCTAATATTTTCCATTATTTCTTTAATTTTATTCTCATAATTTTGTTGCGTAAATTCCCCTTTTAAATTTATAACATAAATATTCTTATCTTTTAATATATTAACTTTTTGTGTATTCATATTCACTACTCCTTACTAAATATTTTTATAACTATATGTTTTTATAATACTACATATTTTTTACTATGCTATATATTTTTTACTATATATTTCTTGATTACATAAATTAAAACATATTTCTTTACCAAGATCATAATTAGTATCACAATTAGGATTATATACATAATTTTTTATCAATTCTTGAACTGAAATTCTACTTTTAGTTGTTAACGATAATAAATCTTTATCATACGTTATATACCCTTTTTCAGCTAAAATATGTGCAAAAGTTCTATTATCTTTTTTATTGACGATTTGATATAACTCTGCTTTTGTATAATGATTTTCCATAATAAATAATATGTTATGCATTTGTTACCTCTTTCTTTTATATATTTTTATTATATTTAATCATCTTTATTTTTCTTTTTCTTAAGCAATTCTTCTGTTTCTTTTTCTCTTTTAGCAAGTTCTATAGCAATTAATTCATCTATGCTTAAATCATTAGAGTCGTTATTAAGATTTTCTTTACTATTAGATTCAATATTGTTTATTAGCTTTTTATTGTCTGTATCTCTATTATCTTTATTCTCTTTATTATTTTTATTTTTTACATTTTCTTCAGTACCTTTATGAATACCTTCATTTAAATAATCTCCTAAAAACTTTTTATTTTCATTGTCAAAATCATCAGAATCACTTTTTAAAATTTTTTTTAAATAACTTTCTGATCTATTTTCTTTAAAAATAACATAATCAATATCTAATAATAATATTAATCTATCATTATATTTACAAATACCTAATATATATTCATCACCAATACTACTAACCAAAGGTGGTGCAGGCTCTACTATATTTTTATTGATTCGCATCACTTCTGTAAGTTCATCAACAACAAAACCAATACTTTCTTTCTCAAAATTTGCTATAATTATTCTAGTATTTTTATCAAAATCACTTTTATCTAAATTAAATCTCAATCGCAAGTCTACAACTGGAATAACCTTACCTCTTAAATTCATAACTCCTAATACAAAATATTCTGTTCTTGGAACTGTTGTAACTTCCGTCATTTTAATGATTTCTTGAATTTTCAAAATATCAATTGCGTATTCTTCTTCTCCTAACTTAAAACCTACTATTTGAATTTCTTCTTCACTTGTATCAGTTATTAAATGATTATTTGCCTCTACATCATTTGGTAATTTTATATCAGCAATCATAAATACACCTCACTATTTTTATTCTACCCTTACTATGTGTTTTATATTTATATATACCTTTATATTTTTTATAATTTTTCATATTGTATTTATTATTGCATTTATTGTATTTCATATTGCTATTTTATAACATAAAAAAATTAATATTTAAATTTTTTTTGTATTTTTTTAAAAAATTTAATTTACTATGTTATATTAGTAACAACTAACTAATAATAAAATAAAACCAAAAAAAATAAAATAATATAGTATAAATAATATAATAAGGAGGTAAACATGCAAATAAAAAAAATAACTATTTTTATACTACTTCTATTAATGATGATACCAACATTAATTTTTGCTAAAGATAAGGTTCAAGTAGAACCTTTATTTTCATCTTCTAGTGTAGTAAAAG
Coding sequences:
- a CDS encoding STAS domain-containing protein; this encodes MNTQKVNILKDKNIYVINLKGEFTQQNYENKIKEIMENIRHINKLIFDCSSLSYINSSGIKLLIKVHKSLKNKNITLILSNVSDEFKDLFVFVGLHKLFKICDTIEDCSK
- a CDS encoding chemotaxis protein CheW, whose translation is MIADIKLPNDVEANNHLITDTSEEEIQIVGFKLGEEEYAIDILKIQEIIKMTEVTTVPRTEYFVLGVMNLRGKVIPVVDLRLRFNLDKSDFDKNTRIIIANFEKESIGFVVDELTEVMRINKNIVEPAPPLVSSIGDEYILGICKYNDRLILLLDIDYVIFKENRSESYLKKILKSDSDDFDNENKKFLGDYLNEGIHKGTEENVKNKNNKENKDNRDTDNKKLINNIESNSKENLNNDSNDLSIDELIAIELAKREKETEELLKKKKNKDD